A stretch of the Bacillus licheniformis DSM 13 = ATCC 14580 genome encodes the following:
- a CDS encoding sigma-70 family RNA polymerase sigma factor — MFEGGAAVKQIRLVKKAVAGNAKAFEMLFQKHSEQLYRTAYIYVRNKEDALDIVQETAYKAFLSIAQLRNPEYFLTWLTKILIHHAYAILDKKKKVVLMDRPLQDEGREQEMHADDRIGMLEAVQQLRKEYQTAIILFYYHDLPIHDIAEVMNAPEGTVKTYLKRAKLELKQLLTGGEDAWTNNGSKTK, encoded by the coding sequence ATGTTTGAAGGAGGCGCAGCAGTGAAGCAAATCAGATTAGTTAAGAAAGCTGTCGCAGGCAACGCCAAAGCTTTTGAAATGCTGTTTCAAAAGCACAGCGAACAGCTTTACAGAACAGCTTACATATATGTGCGAAATAAGGAGGACGCGTTAGATATCGTACAGGAAACGGCGTACAAGGCATTTTTATCGATTGCCCAGTTGAGGAATCCCGAATACTTTTTGACATGGCTGACGAAAATCCTCATTCATCATGCATATGCCATATTGGACAAGAAAAAGAAAGTGGTTTTAATGGACAGGCCGCTGCAGGACGAAGGCCGGGAGCAGGAGATGCATGCGGACGACAGAATAGGGATGCTTGAAGCTGTTCAGCAGTTGCGAAAAGAATATCAAACCGCCATCATTTTATTTTATTATCACGACCTGCCGATTCATGATATCGCCGAGGTGATGAATGCTCCTGAAGGAACCGTTAAGACCTATCTGAAAAGAGCGAAGCTTGAATTAAAACAACTACTGACTGGGGGAGAAGACGCATGGACAAACAACGGTTCAAAAACGAAGTAA
- a CDS encoding 4Fe-4S single cluster domain-containing protein: protein MKIRIHRFLPLTEAEGPGKRACLWVQGCSVRCEGCGVPWTWSDKGGKDISVDDLFKKIVDSKKENNIEGVTFLGGEPMDQAEALAELADKIKIAGLSILTFSGRYLEDIKSNPRKGQLELLELTDLFIDGPFEKENIDLSRPWTGSSNQRYHFLTERYRYLEGQLQSISNKIEVRLEPDGTVSINGMIRQEQLQSLYEELSKHKVSNRN from the coding sequence ATGAAAATACGAATCCATCGTTTTTTGCCGCTTACTGAAGCAGAAGGACCCGGTAAACGGGCGTGTTTATGGGTGCAGGGATGTTCGGTACGCTGCGAAGGCTGCGGAGTACCGTGGACATGGTCTGACAAGGGTGGAAAAGACATCAGTGTAGACGACCTCTTTAAAAAGATTGTTGATTCAAAAAAAGAAAACAATATTGAAGGTGTAACATTTCTTGGTGGTGAGCCAATGGATCAAGCGGAAGCCCTTGCAGAACTTGCGGATAAAATAAAAATTGCTGGACTTTCTATTTTGACCTTTAGCGGCAGATACTTGGAAGATATAAAGTCGAATCCACGAAAGGGCCAGCTAGAGTTACTTGAATTGACTGATTTGTTCATTGATGGTCCTTTCGAAAAAGAAAATATAGATTTAAGCCGGCCATGGACAGGTTCCTCTAATCAACGATATCATTTTTTGACTGAGAGATATCGTTATCTTGAAGGTCAGCTTCAATCAATTTCAAATAAAATAGAAGTTCGGTTAGAACCCGATGGCACAGTTTCAATCAACGGAATGATTCGTCAAGAACAATTGCAAAGTTTATACGAAGAATTATCTAAACATAAAGTTTCCAACAGAAACTAA
- a CDS encoding helix-hairpin-helix domain-containing protein has product MANGYTNKGVKWELFQSIWVLFVFTPFGFLNWVSFFYIFARAKQKKWLIAGWIYFAIFLFTILSNGTPLFNAAMVLLIIGWGVSIVHALKVRPEFLIRLESIQQLKRAEIDQLRKSLKNEYPETAAARTSQTDKQSERKIDINQASVEDIASIPQLGIILAKKAVAMREEIGGFSSIDHFGEQLGLKPHVLLKVEPYLSFSKPVDRRDRKDENAEGRVLDI; this is encoded by the coding sequence ATGGCTAATGGATATACCAATAAGGGAGTGAAATGGGAGCTGTTTCAATCCATATGGGTCCTATTTGTATTTACTCCTTTTGGCTTTTTAAATTGGGTTTCTTTTTTCTATATTTTCGCTCGGGCAAAACAAAAAAAATGGTTAATTGCCGGATGGATCTATTTTGCTATTTTTTTATTCACTATTCTTTCTAATGGAACACCTTTATTCAATGCGGCCATGGTTCTTTTGATCATCGGCTGGGGTGTCTCAATTGTTCACGCTTTAAAAGTGCGGCCGGAGTTTTTAATTCGGTTAGAGTCCATTCAACAGTTGAAACGCGCTGAAATAGATCAGCTGCGTAAATCTCTGAAAAATGAGTATCCAGAGACCGCCGCGGCTCGAACGAGCCAAACCGATAAACAATCGGAACGGAAAATAGACATTAATCAAGCGAGTGTGGAAGACATCGCTTCGATTCCGCAGTTGGGAATTATCCTCGCCAAAAAAGCGGTCGCCATGCGTGAAGAAATCGGTGGCTTTTCATCTATTGATCATTTCGGCGAACAGTTAGGATTGAAGCCGCATGTGCTTTTGAAGGTAGAGCCGTATCTCTCATTCTCTAAACCAGTTGACCGAAGGGATAGAAAAGATGAGAATGCTGAAGGAAGGGTTTTGGATATTTAA
- a CDS encoding DUF2997 domain-containing protein, whose protein sequence is MSQRIIVEIQQDGQINVETKGIKGPKCRDYIRVLEQLLEAETIDSSYTAEYFETEQVDVLRHQQIIRGHRNG, encoded by the coding sequence ATGAGTCAGCGAATTATTGTTGAAATTCAGCAGGATGGTCAAATTAATGTGGAAACAAAAGGGATTAAAGGACCGAAATGCCGAGATTATATTCGAGTTCTGGAACAGCTGCTTGAGGCTGAAACGATTGATTCATCATATACGGCGGAATACTTTGAGACGGAACAGGTTGATGTTTTGAGGCATCAGCAAATTATAAGGGGGCACCGTAATGGCTAA
- a CDS encoding AAA family ATPase codes for MEGYHHFRKEVANYFRARFPFLYISTWEEERVIDQLSHIVSDTELIRTPRTLFVWSLTKGFESNGMPPSAETKDPLKALAFIEKYDQPAVFILKDFYVYLGANNRPPEYRLIRKMKDLVSVLEKSLVSKNVVLVAPTLTLPPELEKDITIVEFQLPSFAEIKETLKKMIEMNQGQNRAIVSLTEDEEERLVKAALGLTLKEAENAFALALVSKGRLDSDSVDQILFEKQQIIKKTGVLEFIKSEPNIQDVGGLENIKRWLNKRNKSWMDSAQDYGLPSPKGLLLTGVPGCGKSLIAKAVSSMWKLPLLKLDMGKIFSGIVGSSEENMRNALSTAEAISPSILWVDEIEKGLGNSGTAGDGGTSKRVLGNFLTWMQEKSKPVFVIATANNIDALPPEFLRKGRFDEIFFVDLPTKKERKEIFRIHLEKRLTNPKAAGNFSIEPPVLDKLAELTESFIGAEIEQVVISALFEAFSENRSLTVEDLEKVIKQTVPLAVTQSEQILAIREWASLRAVSAARQEDLKEYQSIQLKKDDENPRDKDADLHTSRGGRAVEF; via the coding sequence ATGGAAGGATATCATCACTTTAGAAAAGAAGTAGCGAATTATTTCAGGGCCCGCTTTCCGTTCCTGTATATTTCTACATGGGAAGAAGAACGTGTCATAGATCAACTGAGTCATATTGTTTCGGATACAGAATTGATTAGAACACCAAGAACCTTATTTGTTTGGAGTTTAACCAAAGGGTTTGAAAGCAATGGAATGCCTCCATCAGCCGAAACAAAAGACCCGTTAAAGGCTTTGGCGTTCATTGAAAAATATGATCAGCCAGCAGTCTTTATATTGAAGGATTTTTATGTTTATTTGGGTGCAAATAATCGCCCCCCTGAATACCGTTTGATTCGTAAAATGAAAGATCTTGTCTCTGTATTGGAAAAGAGTCTTGTTTCCAAAAATGTTGTGCTTGTGGCGCCAACATTAACGCTTCCTCCTGAATTGGAAAAGGACATCACAATTGTAGAGTTTCAATTGCCCAGCTTTGCAGAAATTAAAGAAACGCTCAAGAAAATGATCGAAATGAATCAAGGGCAAAATCGGGCAATCGTTAGCTTGACTGAGGACGAAGAAGAACGCCTAGTAAAAGCAGCACTGGGATTAACTTTAAAAGAAGCAGAAAATGCGTTTGCACTGGCGCTAGTAAGCAAAGGGCGTCTAGATTCGGATAGCGTTGATCAAATTCTTTTTGAAAAGCAGCAAATCATTAAAAAAACCGGCGTATTAGAGTTTATTAAAAGTGAACCAAATATCCAGGATGTAGGTGGATTGGAAAATATCAAACGTTGGTTGAATAAAAGAAACAAGTCATGGATGGACTCCGCTCAGGACTATGGGCTGCCATCCCCTAAGGGTCTTCTATTAACGGGGGTTCCCGGCTGCGGAAAAAGCTTAATTGCTAAAGCTGTCAGCTCTATGTGGAAGCTTCCTCTTTTAAAATTGGACATGGGAAAAATATTCAGCGGCATTGTCGGAAGCAGTGAAGAAAATATGAGAAACGCTTTATCTACGGCAGAGGCCATTTCTCCGTCTATTTTGTGGGTCGATGAGATTGAAAAAGGATTGGGGAATAGCGGAACAGCTGGAGACGGGGGGACTTCGAAGAGAGTGCTTGGGAATTTCTTAACCTGGATGCAGGAAAAATCAAAGCCTGTATTTGTGATAGCAACTGCAAATAATATAGACGCTCTTCCGCCCGAATTCTTAAGGAAAGGACGTTTTGATGAGATATTTTTTGTTGATCTGCCAACGAAAAAAGAAAGAAAAGAAATCTTTCGCATCCATCTTGAAAAGAGGCTAACAAACCCGAAAGCTGCCGGGAATTTTTCAATAGAACCACCTGTCTTGGACAAGCTTGCAGAACTGACGGAATCATTTATTGGTGCTGAAATCGAACAAGTCGTAATTTCTGCATTATTTGAAGCCTTTTCTGAAAATCGAAGCTTAACGGTTGAGGATCTTGAGAAAGTGATTAAGCAGACTGTTCCTTTGGCTGTTACGCAATCAGAGCAAATTCTTGCAATTCGGGAATGGGCAAGTCTTCGGGCTGTATCGGCTGCCCGTCAGGAAGATCTGAAGGAATACCAATCTATTCAGCTAAAGAAAGATGACGAAAATCCGCGTGATAAAGATGCCGATTTACATACAAGCCGGGGTGGCAGAGCTGTAGAGTTTTAG
- the pepT gene encoding peptidase T translates to MKNKLIERLISYAKVDTQSNENSQTTPSTPGQLALANMLVEELKEIGMKDVTIDENGYVMATLPSNTEKEVPTIGFLAHVDTATDFTGKNVNPQVIEQYDGKDIVLNESLNVVLSPKEFPELADYAGHTLITTDGTTLLGADNKAGISEIMTAMEYLIAHPEIKHGKIRVAFTPDEEIGRGPHKFDVEAFNAKFAYTVDGGPLGELQYESFNAAAAKITCKGTNVHPGTAKGKMVNAAKIAMQFHAALPENEAPEFTEGYEGFYHLLSIKGDVSETSLSYIIRDFDRDRFNERKDTVQKIANNLKAKYGENSVTVDMNDQYYNMREKIEPVKEIVDIAYKAMKNLDIEPVVKPIRGGTDGSQLSYMGLPCPNIFTGGENFHGKYEYISADNMVKAANVIVEIVKLFEERA, encoded by the coding sequence ATGAAGAACAAATTGATTGAACGCCTCATTTCTTATGCGAAAGTGGATACGCAGTCAAATGAAAACAGTCAGACGACGCCTTCCACTCCCGGGCAGCTGGCGCTTGCCAATATGCTTGTCGAAGAGCTGAAAGAGATCGGCATGAAGGACGTCACAATCGATGAAAACGGCTATGTGATGGCGACGCTTCCTTCGAATACAGAAAAAGAGGTGCCGACGATCGGTTTCTTGGCTCATGTGGATACAGCAACAGATTTTACCGGAAAGAACGTCAATCCGCAGGTTATCGAACAATACGACGGAAAGGATATTGTGCTGAATGAATCCCTCAATGTCGTCTTATCGCCCAAGGAATTCCCCGAGCTAGCAGATTATGCGGGACATACGTTGATTACAACCGACGGAACGACTTTGCTCGGCGCCGACAATAAAGCTGGGATCTCTGAAATCATGACGGCAATGGAATATTTAATTGCGCACCCCGAAATCAAACACGGGAAGATCAGAGTCGCTTTTACACCTGATGAAGAGATCGGCAGAGGGCCGCACAAGTTTGACGTCGAGGCGTTCAATGCCAAATTCGCGTATACGGTTGACGGCGGACCGCTTGGCGAACTGCAGTACGAAAGCTTCAATGCCGCAGCCGCGAAAATCACTTGTAAAGGAACGAACGTCCACCCCGGCACAGCAAAAGGAAAAATGGTCAATGCCGCCAAAATCGCGATGCAGTTCCACGCCGCATTGCCGGAAAACGAAGCTCCTGAATTTACAGAAGGTTATGAAGGCTTTTATCATCTGCTTTCAATCAAGGGCGATGTTTCTGAAACGAGCCTCTCTTATATCATTAGAGATTTTGACAGAGACCGATTTAACGAGAGAAAAGACACCGTCCAAAAAATCGCAAACAACCTTAAAGCGAAATACGGCGAAAACAGCGTCACAGTGGACATGAATGATCAATATTACAACATGAGGGAAAAGATCGAACCGGTCAAAGAGATTGTCGACATTGCCTATAAAGCGATGAAAAACCTTGATATTGAACCGGTCGTTAAACCGATCCGCGGCGGTACAGACGGCTCTCAGCTCTCATATATGGGGCTTCCTTGTCCGAACATTTTCACAGGCGGGGAAAACTTTCACGGAAAATACGAGTATATTTCCGCCGACAATATGGTAAAAGCCGCGAATGTCATCGTGGAAATTGTGAAGCTGTTTGAAGAAAGAGCTTAA
- a CDS encoding glycoside hydrolase family 32 protein, with protein sequence MNRIQQAEEALKKAGKKVNRRYRMGYHMMPRANWINDPNGLIQYKGEYHVFYQHHPYDENWGPMHWGHLKSKDLIHWEHLPVALAPGDEFDESGCFSGSAVEYNGDLALIYTGHNMIDEEKDDFYQTQNIAVSKDGIVFEKLKENPVIAEPPEDSARHFRDPKVWKHRENWYMVVGNSSKENVGRVILYRSPNFVDWEYVGVLAQSDGNLGFMWECPDFFELDGKHILLISPQGIEADGESYQNLYQTGYLIGDYDEETNEFVHGSFKELDHGHDFYAVQTLLDDKGRRIAIGWMDMWESEMPTKADGWCGALTLPRELTLKDGHKILMNPVEETKLLRGSEHHECDNQSISGSYFIKTAEKLLEVVAVFDLTICSAETVGLKIRGIEQEETTIKYSLIDQKLTLDCSKSGKARDGVRNVRLEADEKLTLHLFLDRSSIEVFANHGEATMTSRIYPKEGRAGIELFSEKGNVRVEEFTYWTLKDIWKGDEAK encoded by the coding sequence ATGAACAGAATTCAGCAGGCAGAAGAAGCATTAAAGAAAGCCGGGAAAAAAGTGAATCGCCGTTACCGAATGGGCTATCACATGATGCCCCGGGCAAACTGGATAAATGATCCAAACGGACTTATTCAATATAAAGGGGAGTATCATGTCTTTTATCAACATCATCCGTATGATGAGAATTGGGGGCCGATGCATTGGGGCCATTTGAAGAGCAAGGATCTTATTCACTGGGAGCACTTGCCGGTTGCTTTAGCGCCGGGAGACGAATTTGATGAGAGCGGCTGTTTCTCAGGAAGCGCAGTCGAATATAACGGCGACCTCGCTTTAATCTATACTGGGCATAATATGATAGATGAAGAGAAAGACGATTTCTACCAAACTCAGAATATAGCAGTCAGCAAAGACGGTATCGTCTTTGAAAAACTGAAAGAAAACCCTGTTATTGCAGAGCCGCCGGAAGACAGCGCACGTCACTTTCGCGATCCAAAAGTATGGAAGCATCGTGAGAACTGGTATATGGTGGTCGGAAACTCCTCAAAAGAGAACGTCGGGCGGGTCATCTTATACCGCTCGCCTAACTTTGTAGATTGGGAGTACGTAGGCGTTCTCGCCCAAAGCGACGGAAATCTCGGCTTTATGTGGGAATGTCCGGATTTCTTTGAACTAGACGGCAAACACATTTTGCTGATTTCCCCTCAGGGTATAGAGGCTGATGGTGAATCATATCAAAATCTGTATCAAACAGGCTATTTGATTGGAGACTATGATGAAGAAACGAATGAGTTTGTACATGGCTCCTTTAAAGAGTTGGATCACGGCCACGACTTTTATGCCGTGCAAACTTTATTGGATGACAAAGGCCGCAGAATTGCGATTGGCTGGATGGATATGTGGGAGTCAGAGATGCCGACGAAAGCAGACGGATGGTGCGGGGCATTAACTTTGCCGCGTGAATTGACGTTGAAGGATGGTCACAAAATTTTAATGAATCCCGTCGAGGAGACTAAATTACTTCGTGGATCGGAACATCATGAGTGTGACAATCAATCGATTTCCGGCAGCTATTTTATAAAGACAGCCGAAAAGCTTCTTGAAGTGGTGGCCGTTTTTGATTTGACAATTTGCAGTGCCGAAACGGTTGGCTTAAAGATCCGGGGAATTGAACAGGAAGAAACAACCATCAAGTACAGCTTGATTGATCAAAAGCTGACGCTCGACTGTTCAAAGTCCGGCAAAGCGAGGGACGGTGTGAGAAACGTACGGCTTGAAGCGGATGAGAAGCTCACTTTGCATCTGTTTCTCGACAGATCGTCTATTGAAGTATTTGCAAATCATGGTGAAGCGACAATGACAAGCCGCATATATCCGAAGGAAGGAAGAGCGGGGATTGAGCTGTTTTCTGAGAAAGGCAACGTACGGGTTGAAGAATTCACTTACTGGACGTTGAAAGATATTTGGAAAGGTGATGAAGCCAAATGA
- a CDS encoding MFS transporter: MKSSNSLYWKLSAYFFFFFFTWSSSYSLFAIWLGQEINLNGSATGIIFSVNAIFTLCMQPLYGFISDKLGLKKNILFMISLLLVFTGPFYIFVYGPLLQYNVFLGAIVGGIYLGTAFLAGIGAIETFIEKVSRKYQFEYGRTRMWGSLGWAAATFFAGQLFNIDPNINFWVASASAIILVAIIVSVKIEMTDDEKERADSVGLKDVGGLFLLKDFWFLMLYVIGVTCVYGVYDQQFPLYYASLFPTAALGNQIFGYLNSFQVFIEAGMMFLAPFIVNKLGPKKSLILAGLLMAFRIIGSGLVSGPVGISSMKLIHALELPIMLIAMFKYLATNFDNRLSSVLYLVGFQFASQVGTSIFSPLAGGLYDSIGFRHTYLIMGAMVLCFTIISIFTLLDSKKDVEFAQNLQSNHI; this comes from the coding sequence ATGAAAAGCTCAAACAGTCTGTATTGGAAACTAAGCGCCTATTTTTTCTTTTTCTTTTTTACTTGGTCTTCCAGCTATTCTTTATTTGCGATTTGGTTAGGGCAAGAAATCAATTTGAACGGGTCCGCGACGGGCATTATCTTTTCTGTAAACGCTATCTTTACTTTGTGCATGCAGCCTTTGTACGGTTTTATCTCCGATAAGCTCGGGCTGAAGAAAAACATATTATTTATGATCAGTTTGCTGCTCGTATTTACGGGTCCCTTTTATATTTTCGTCTACGGACCGCTTTTGCAATACAACGTCTTTCTTGGGGCTATCGTCGGGGGAATTTATTTGGGAACTGCTTTTCTCGCCGGAATCGGTGCGATTGAAACCTTTATTGAAAAGGTCAGCCGCAAATATCAATTTGAATATGGAAGAACAAGGATGTGGGGGTCCCTCGGCTGGGCTGCGGCGACATTTTTTGCAGGTCAGCTGTTCAATATCGATCCGAATATCAACTTCTGGGTTGCGTCCGCCTCAGCAATCATATTGGTGGCCATTATTGTTTCCGTAAAAATTGAGATGACAGATGATGAAAAGGAAAGAGCAGACTCGGTCGGATTAAAAGACGTAGGAGGGCTTTTTCTCTTAAAAGATTTCTGGTTTTTGATGCTGTACGTGATCGGCGTAACATGCGTGTACGGCGTCTATGACCAGCAGTTCCCGCTTTACTACGCTTCCTTATTTCCGACTGCGGCCTTGGGGAACCAAATATTTGGATACCTTAATTCATTCCAAGTATTTATTGAAGCGGGCATGATGTTTCTTGCGCCTTTCATCGTCAATAAGCTCGGTCCTAAAAAAAGCTTGATTTTAGCGGGGCTGTTAATGGCTTTCCGGATTATCGGTTCCGGACTTGTCAGCGGACCGGTCGGAATTTCATCGATGAAACTCATTCATGCTTTAGAATTGCCGATTATGCTGATTGCGATGTTTAAATATTTGGCGACTAATTTTGATAATCGTCTTTCATCCGTACTTTATCTTGTCGGCTTTCAATTCGCATCCCAGGTAGGCACGTCGATTTTTTCGCCGCTTGCGGGAGGTTTATACGACAGCATCGGATTTCGCCACACTTATCTCATCATGGGAGCAATGGTCCTTTGTTTTACCATTATTTCGATTTTTACCTTGCTAGACTCAAAGAAAGATGTTGAATTTGCTCAAAATCTACAAAGCAATCATATATAG
- a CDS encoding carbohydrate ABC transporter permease produces the protein MRRKFGPLTILEYICLVLLAALFIFPLIWMVASSMKPEADIYNNISSIKAFLPSFHPSEWFQSYREVLSRFDLLMYIGNSLFYGLCVAAGAVIINGMAGFAFAKLQFTGKKVLFTILLALLIVPMETILISQFTIVHKLGLVDTRLAVILPALAGAFNIYLFRNFFMAIPGEMIESAKLDGANTWQIFWRVMLPMSKPAVATVGTLAFIGSWNDYIWPLMVLTDKSKFPIQVAITAINSTEPVYTNQVMAVLTISTIPLILIYIVAQRYILDGLGGSGTGIK, from the coding sequence ATGAGAAGGAAATTCGGACCTTTAACGATACTGGAATATATATGCCTTGTTTTGCTGGCGGCTCTGTTTATATTTCCGCTGATTTGGATGGTCGCTTCATCGATGAAACCGGAAGCCGATATTTACAACAATATCAGCAGCATTAAAGCGTTTCTTCCGTCTTTTCATCCGTCGGAATGGTTTCAATCCTACAGGGAAGTGCTGTCACGGTTTGATTTACTAATGTATATTGGTAACAGTCTGTTTTACGGTTTGTGTGTGGCAGCGGGAGCGGTCATTATCAACGGAATGGCGGGCTTTGCATTCGCCAAGCTGCAATTCACAGGTAAAAAAGTGCTGTTTACCATATTGCTGGCGCTTTTAATCGTGCCGATGGAAACGATTTTAATCTCGCAGTTTACAATTGTTCATAAGCTCGGACTTGTTGATACGCGCCTTGCCGTGATTTTGCCGGCGCTTGCGGGGGCTTTCAATATTTATTTGTTCCGAAACTTTTTCATGGCGATCCCGGGGGAGATGATTGAGTCGGCCAAGCTGGACGGAGCAAATACATGGCAGATTTTCTGGCGGGTGATGCTGCCGATGTCCAAACCGGCTGTCGCTACGGTGGGGACATTGGCTTTTATCGGCAGCTGGAATGACTATATTTGGCCGCTGATGGTTTTGACGGATAAGTCGAAATTTCCGATCCAGGTGGCGATTACAGCCATCAACAGCACCGAGCCGGTTTATACGAACCAGGTGATGGCTGTCTTGACGATTTCCACGATTCCGCTGATTCTGATCTACATTGTAGCCCAACGCTACATTTTAGATGGCCTGGGCGGTTCAGGGACAGGCATCAAATAG
- a CDS encoding carbohydrate ABC transporter permease — MNKIPLKEARTAFPLKKIPASKIGWRDNVLAYTFLGPALLILSVFLVIPSIMAVYYAFTDYYLLTPDLRKFVGFDNFIKLFKDPIFLKSLSNTLKFVVLVIPLQIGAALGLALLLNKKRKANTFFKVAYFSPVVMSLVVISVLWLYLLNPNEGMINNVLTHVGLPPQPFLTSPNQAIFTIVFVSVWQGAGFQMLIFLAGLQNIPGDVYEAAQLDGMNKWQRFIYITLPLLKPTSVFIFITTLISAFKLLVQPMVMTQGGPVNSTMTVVYYIYQTGFTDRMVGYASSIALLFGTIIGLVTLAQRKLVKEDEGG, encoded by the coding sequence ATGAATAAAATTCCGTTGAAAGAAGCAAGGACGGCCTTTCCGCTGAAAAAAATCCCTGCCAGTAAAATAGGGTGGCGGGACAATGTGCTGGCCTATACATTTTTAGGTCCGGCCTTGCTGATTTTGTCAGTGTTTCTCGTGATTCCTTCGATTATGGCGGTTTACTACGCATTTACAGATTATTATTTGTTAACACCTGACCTGCGCAAGTTTGTCGGTTTTGACAACTTTATCAAATTGTTCAAAGACCCTATTTTCTTGAAAAGTTTGAGCAACACATTGAAATTTGTTGTCCTTGTGATTCCATTACAGATCGGGGCCGCTCTCGGGCTGGCCCTTCTGTTGAATAAAAAGCGCAAGGCCAATACGTTTTTCAAAGTCGCATACTTTAGCCCCGTCGTCATGTCGCTTGTTGTCATCTCCGTTTTGTGGCTGTACTTGCTGAATCCGAATGAAGGAATGATAAATAACGTACTGACGCATGTCGGTTTGCCGCCACAGCCGTTTTTGACAAGTCCTAATCAGGCGATCTTTACAATTGTTTTCGTTTCAGTCTGGCAGGGAGCCGGATTTCAGATGCTGATTTTTTTAGCGGGCCTGCAAAACATTCCCGGAGATGTCTACGAGGCGGCGCAATTGGATGGTATGAATAAATGGCAGCGGTTTATTTATATTACATTGCCTTTGTTGAAACCGACGTCGGTTTTTATCTTTATTACGACGCTGATCAGTGCGTTTAAGCTCCTCGTGCAGCCAATGGTCATGACCCAGGGGGGACCGGTCAATTCAACGATGACAGTTGTCTATTATATTTATCAAACGGGATTTACCGATCGGATGGTCGGCTATGCAAGTTCAATTGCGCTCTTGTTTGGCACGATAATTGGATTGGTGACGCTTGCGCAGCGCAAGTTGGTGAAGGAGGATGAAGGCGGATGA